The Burkholderiales bacterium genome includes a window with the following:
- a CDS encoding glycoside hydrolase family 99-like domain-containing protein: protein EQRAITGSVIAPTTLREGPGRVETFDSRDGVSFERCEGIPHAPYFIALASNAELPIVAESLLHSPLYMQRLEAVRDSQSVENSELREKNSAQAQESAELRERNSTLTQRNAELHRQGIALLLECAELRQQNSTLTQKHAELRGQGIALLQENAGLRRQSAELEREFSDVKAELSVRLRRIQEIEASHVSPLAKKRRRVSSSLGLQQPRLPRALAWQRRLIAKSHLFDAHWYLDRYADVQATATDPLTHYLARGAAEGRHPNPFFDINWYLQKNPDVAANGINPLLHYLLHGAREGRDPSPLFASSWYLQRYEDVRRSGLNPLAHYLMHGRTEGRAPHPRFDVTSVGATPPRADVDPDAATGENAPLSENYVDSVLAVEKKIDGRAEWAGYQPLKNQIATWDATRLQQFAKRPPQLFDLVPSHLPYAAQLIMLPKCGDVDVSIIIPVFNNVKLTLECLLSISKTREGAPTFEVIVADDASSDATFSLIPQVENVVYVRNSKNLGFLRNCNNAAKSARGRYLLFLNNDVQVTDGWLSALVRAMQECPNAAAVGPKILFPDGSLQEAGAFVDRDGHAHLIGCFDDPTLPRFNYRREVDYCSGACLLVERSRFGEVGGFSDELAPAYCEDLDLCFKLRQLGLHTIYEPNSVIVHHLSRTTAHHDNSYKMRCITTNQQKIALRWQAELGRLDDVKVIAFYLPQYHPIPENDRWWGRGFTEWRNVARATPQFPGHYQPRLPADLGYYDLRVPEVMNLQAALARKYGIHGFCYYYYNFAGKRLLEMPIERMLTTGEPDFPFCLCWANENWTRRWDGEDAEVLIAQEHSEADDIAAMRDLMRYFRAPNYIRIRGKPLLLVYRVKLFPDFARTARNWRELCRREGIGEIFLAMVEVFELSTRAEHPAAYGCDAVVEFPPHGMSEPLDANGFAPGFEGVVYDYLRLALSGGTKPMPGFARFPCVAPGWDNSARRKAHSHIFVNDSPGAFQAWLEAAIQRCREQNGPDHRFVFINAWNEWAEGAYLEPDQRLGHANLEALRNALERWQISRSRST, encoded by the coding sequence ATTCGGCGCAAGCGCAGGAAAGTGCCGAATTGCGTGAGCGGAACTCAACACTGACGCAAAGGAATGCCGAGCTGCATAGGCAAGGCATCGCCTTGTTACTGGAGTGTGCCGAATTGCGTCAGCAGAACTCAACACTGACGCAAAAGCATGCCGAGTTGCGCGGGCAAGGCATCGCATTATTGCAGGAGAATGCCGGACTGCGCCGGCAGAGCGCCGAGCTCGAACGGGAATTCTCCGATGTAAAGGCGGAACTTTCAGTGCGGCTGCGCCGTATCCAAGAAATTGAAGCCTCGCATGTGTCGCCGCTCGCCAAGAAGCGTCGACGGGTATCATCGTCCTTGGGATTGCAGCAGCCGAGATTGCCGCGGGCGCTGGCGTGGCAACGCCGCCTGATCGCCAAATCACACCTCTTCGACGCGCATTGGTATCTGGATCGTTATGCCGACGTGCAGGCAACAGCCACTGATCCTCTCACACACTATCTCGCAAGGGGCGCTGCGGAAGGGCGTCATCCGAATCCGTTCTTCGACATAAATTGGTATCTGCAAAAAAATCCCGATGTCGCAGCGAATGGAATTAATCCACTCCTGCACTATCTGCTGCATGGAGCGCGCGAAGGCCGCGACCCCAGTCCGTTATTCGCCAGCTCATGGTATCTCCAACGGTACGAAGACGTGCGTCGCAGCGGGCTTAATCCGCTGGCTCACTACCTGATGCACGGCCGCACCGAGGGACGCGCGCCCCATCCGCGCTTCGACGTGACGAGCGTCGGCGCTACTCCGCCACGGGCCGACGTCGACCCCGACGCAGCGACTGGGGAAAATGCGCCGCTGTCCGAAAACTATGTCGATAGTGTCTTGGCGGTCGAGAAGAAGATCGATGGCCGGGCCGAATGGGCTGGATACCAACCGCTCAAGAATCAAATTGCGACCTGGGATGCGACGCGTCTGCAGCAGTTCGCCAAGCGCCCCCCGCAGCTCTTCGACTTAGTTCCCTCGCACCTGCCGTACGCTGCGCAACTCATAATGTTGCCGAAGTGCGGGGATGTCGACGTATCCATCATTATCCCCGTTTTCAACAATGTAAAACTGACGCTTGAGTGTTTGCTGTCCATATCGAAGACACGGGAGGGAGCACCGACTTTCGAGGTCATCGTCGCCGACGACGCATCGAGCGATGCCACCTTCTCCTTGATTCCGCAGGTGGAAAATGTCGTCTATGTGCGCAATTCGAAGAATTTAGGGTTTTTGCGCAATTGCAACAATGCCGCCAAGTCGGCCCGCGGCCGCTATCTCCTTTTCCTCAATAACGACGTTCAAGTTACCGATGGCTGGCTCTCGGCGCTTGTCCGCGCGATGCAAGAGTGCCCCAACGCTGCCGCCGTCGGCCCAAAGATTCTGTTTCCCGACGGCAGCCTGCAGGAAGCAGGGGCCTTCGTCGACCGTGACGGCCATGCGCACCTAATTGGTTGCTTCGATGATCCCACATTGCCGCGTTTCAACTATCGCCGCGAGGTCGACTACTGTTCCGGCGCGTGCCTTCTGGTCGAGCGCAGCCGTTTCGGGGAAGTGGGCGGGTTTTCAGATGAGCTGGCACCGGCATATTGCGAAGACCTCGATCTTTGCTTCAAGCTGCGGCAACTGGGCCTGCATACCATTTACGAGCCAAATTCCGTCATCGTTCACCACTTGAGCCGAACCACCGCGCATCACGACAATTCCTACAAGATGCGGTGTATCACGACCAACCAGCAGAAGATCGCTCTCCGCTGGCAGGCCGAGCTTGGTCGCCTGGACGATGTGAAGGTTATTGCGTTCTACCTGCCGCAATATCATCCGATCCCGGAGAATGATCGGTGGTGGGGCCGGGGTTTCACCGAATGGCGCAATGTTGCCCGGGCCACGCCGCAATTTCCCGGTCATTATCAGCCGCGCCTCCCGGCCGATCTCGGGTACTACGATCTGCGCGTCCCCGAAGTGATGAACCTTCAGGCGGCGCTCGCCCGAAAATACGGCATCCACGGCTTTTGCTACTACTACTACAACTTCGCCGGCAAACGTTTGTTGGAAATGCCGATCGAGCGGATGCTGACCACGGGCGAACCGGATTTTCCTTTTTGCCTGTGCTGGGCGAACGAGAATTGGACTCGGCGCTGGGACGGGGAGGATGCCGAGGTCTTGATCGCCCAAGAGCACTCGGAAGCCGATGACATCGCGGCGATGCGCGATCTCATGCGATATTTTCGTGCCCCAAACTATATTCGCATTCGCGGCAAGCCGCTGCTGTTGGTCTACCGCGTCAAGCTGTTCCCGGATTTTGCAAGAACGGCGAGGAATTGGCGCGAGCTTTGTCGGCGCGAGGGCATCGGCGAGATCTTCTTGGCGATGGTCGAGGTCTTCGAGTTGTCAACAAGGGCCGAGCACCCGGCGGCATATGGCTGCGACGCCGTTGTCGAATTCCCGCCGCATGGGATGAGCGAGCCGTTGGATGCGAATGGGTTCGCACCGGGCTTTGAAGGGGTCGTATACGATTATCTTAGGCTCGCCCTGAGCGGCGGAACAAAACCAATGCCGGGGTTTGCACGCTTCCCATGCGTGGCGCCAGGCTGGGACAATTCAGCGCGCCGCAAGGCCCATAGCCACATATTTGTGAATGATAGCCCGGGAGCGTTCCAGGCTTGGCTCGAAGCGGCGATACAGCGATGCCGCGAACAGAACGGCCCCGACCACCGATTCGTCTTCATCAACGCTTGGAATGAGTGGGCGGAAGGCGCCTATCTTGAGCCCGACCAGCGGCTGGGCCATGCCAACCTCGAAGCCCTGCGCAATGCGCTTGAACGCTGGCAAATTTCACGGTCCCGAAGCACCTGA
- a CDS encoding glycosyltransferase family 4 protein, with protein sequence MSDKQSVTLVGHPFLLTGQGEHIRAAFRSMRATGIDARVLDIYGTQTVDQDLLREIGDRRVERLDGGINVFCINGDEVDQAFRHLNRAPDRHGYDVVYPAWELPRYPTVWAGELDRFDEVWAFSRFMLRSVEGTIKAALHHMPVASEARIVSFMGRRYFGLPESGHHFLFLFDFTSYIERKNPYAGINAFAGLLRARARADVHFVIKVNGSRNGQDGGLDRLRETTAPYRDRITIIDKTLGENEMKNLIRCCDCFLSLHRSEGFGRGLAEAMFLGKPVIATAYSGNMDFMTPENSFLVDYELVPVGETAYPHGAGQVWAEPNIDQAVSYMVQLTDDPRIGQEVGRCASRAIRQHLSYRSIGLNYLARFEEIAATRGSSR encoded by the coding sequence ATGTCGGATAAGCAGTCGGTAACTTTGGTGGGCCATCCTTTCCTGCTGACCGGGCAAGGCGAACACATTCGTGCGGCCTTCCGCTCGATGCGCGCGACCGGGATCGACGCGCGCGTGCTCGACATTTACGGGACGCAGACCGTCGACCAGGACCTGCTCCGCGAGATCGGAGATCGTCGGGTCGAGCGTCTCGACGGTGGTATCAATGTTTTTTGCATCAACGGGGATGAGGTCGATCAGGCGTTCAGGCATTTGAACCGCGCGCCGGATCGCCACGGCTATGACGTCGTCTATCCCGCCTGGGAGTTGCCGCGTTACCCCACCGTATGGGCAGGCGAGCTCGATCGGTTCGATGAGGTCTGGGCATTCAGTCGTTTCATGTTGCGGAGTGTGGAAGGTACGATCAAAGCAGCTCTTCACCACATGCCGGTGGCTAGCGAGGCGCGGATCGTCTCATTCATGGGGCGCCGCTATTTCGGTCTTCCCGAGAGCGGCCACCACTTTCTTTTTTTGTTCGACTTCACGTCCTATATCGAGCGCAAGAATCCCTATGCGGGAATCAATGCTTTCGCTGGGCTCCTCCGCGCTCGGGCTCGTGCGGATGTACACTTTGTGATCAAGGTGAACGGATCGCGGAATGGGCAGGACGGCGGCTTGGACCGTTTGCGCGAAACGACGGCGCCCTATCGCGACCGCATCACCATCATCGACAAGACGCTTGGCGAAAACGAGATGAAAAATTTGATCCGCTGCTGCGATTGTTTCCTTTCTTTGCATCGCTCGGAAGGGTTCGGCCGCGGCCTGGCGGAGGCTATGTTTCTGGGCAAGCCGGTGATTGCCACCGCTTATTCAGGAAATATGGACTTCATGACGCCGGAAAATTCGTTCCTCGTCGATTATGAGTTGGTTCCGGTGGGTGAAACGGCCTATCCGCACGGCGCGGGTCAGGTCTGGGCGGAGCCGAACATCGATCAAGCCGTCAGCTACATGGTCCAACTGACCGACGATCCGCGCATCGGGCAGGAGGTGGGAAGATGCGCGAGCCGCGCGATCCGCCAGCATCTCAGCTATCGATCGATCGGACTCAACTACCTCGCTCGCTTCGAGGAGATCGCTGCAACGCGTGGATCATCCCGTTAG
- a CDS encoding class I SAM-dependent methyltransferase: protein MELDQHFENLEGIIRKNQDPFVYLRNLPIGTVGALLLDIPSQYPLTRAFLPRMPADQVQISWTGQSGSALLAQSCAFARAVEVAYPKYTGRSLSNAKLLDYGCGWGRLIRLMYHFTAPENIYACDPWQDSIELCRGHKLRAHFALCDYLPKEVPFPGLKFDLIYAFSVFTHLSERTANLVLSALRSTVFDHSLLVVTVRPRKYWELHDQAQNIVDRSAMIKMHDDHGFAFTPHGWTPIDGELLYGDTSISFDYIERQWTEWQLVGHEDLPADPMQTIIFLRPRHF, encoded by the coding sequence ATGGAGTTGGATCAGCACTTTGAAAATCTCGAGGGCATAATAAGGAAGAATCAGGACCCATTCGTTTATTTGCGGAATCTTCCTATCGGTACGGTCGGTGCGCTGCTGCTCGATATCCCATCCCAATATCCGCTCACGCGCGCGTTTCTGCCGCGGATGCCCGCCGATCAAGTCCAAATCTCCTGGACGGGTCAAAGCGGCAGCGCACTTCTCGCTCAGAGTTGTGCGTTCGCCCGCGCGGTGGAAGTGGCGTACCCGAAGTACACGGGTCGTTCCCTGTCGAACGCCAAATTGCTTGACTACGGCTGCGGCTGGGGGCGCCTCATTCGATTGATGTATCATTTTACCGCGCCCGAGAACATCTACGCCTGTGACCCGTGGCAAGATTCCATTGAGCTCTGCAGAGGTCACAAATTAAGGGCCCACTTTGCGTTATGCGACTACCTTCCCAAGGAGGTGCCTTTCCCTGGGCTGAAATTTGACCTTATCTACGCATTCTCGGTTTTCACCCATTTATCCGAAAGAACTGCCAATCTGGTGCTTTCGGCACTAAGAAGTACCGTATTTGATCATTCGCTCCTGGTCGTAACCGTTAGGCCTCGTAAGTATTGGGAGCTTCATGATCAAGCACAAAATATCGTCGATCGATCGGCAATGATAAAGATGCATGACGATCATGGGTTTGCTTTCACGCCCCACGGCTGGACACCTATTGACGGGGAATTGCTCTACGGCGATACGTCAATTTCCTTCGACTATATCGAGAGACAATGGACTGAATGGCAGTTGGTCGGCCACGAGGATCTTCCGGCGGACCCGATGCAAACGATCATATTCCTCAGGCCTCGTCATTTCTGA